The following proteins come from a genomic window of Botrytis cinerea B05.10 chromosome 14, complete sequence:
- the BcfacB gene encoding BcfacB, which yields MPGILPMKIIKVGSSSSQSRIAQACDRCRSKKIRCDGIRPCCSQCSGVGFECKTSDKLSRRAFPRGYTESLEERVRTLEGEIREMKELLDGKDEKIEMLSKMHDNRRPSLSSTATSPPVESRKESSPPREDMFKVQASPHLLEGDHSNPYFMGASSGRSFVDICKRKIQDSIKSSVGFDVEAFLNPQNESTSLSSITPAPSVAPPRLFSDQCVNVFFQEWAPLFPVIHKHTFLPLYDEYSSNPNQVKDQHKLAQLHLVFGIAGLSTDCPDKEQISLCENQWRTALNNVLMENNISTLQCLILALIYCIQKGDYNSLQHYKGIAVGLSHRLGLHQSQKRFSFDLLAAETRKRVFWTLYTVDCFSASLIGLPKLLREDDIYAEYPSDIDDEHMNEKGFQSMPPGEPTRISSALALFRCSRILSKVLEQIYPSATTHDLSLQTLFALAAELNEWSDNLPSHLKLTFVQDKPSTDITGSRSALLSLAFYYIRSLIHRPAIGSSLGPKTSPSVISLADSSKHLIQITQLLEERNMAFSFCINKNAMLTLCGLSLLYQGLDIKQEGKLMQESQRLIKTVIRFLEKANAPGAADFKKLASSLITLDSQSLDYRTKSALLRTSSSMSAPKSSKSTPSSGVVPRKNNRQQHPYTHISASMSENDILAQQEKLRRSTLPNIYHHASQIQASARSSYDETNSDSPITKRQNRSSLSQLSKPRYNTNAKAPNLDYLSLSNTPITSQQPSPTISRTAPPGPSSHNSHLMYSKIDNQQSEWAILASLESGESNIHSAIYGGPPPSLSETTQSAPSNSSYEDWTSSTFWHDMTANTHDPLTNPAPAQSVLSFSGESHSSGDELSTSDLGMRGNIQYLHESLPHCDDYILQLMQY from the exons ATGCCCGGAATCTTGCCTATGAAGATTATAAAGGTGGGCTCGTCGAGCTCACAGAGTCGGATTGCCCAGGCGTGCGATAGGtgccgaagcaagaagatcCGGTGCGATGGCATTCGACCATGTTGTTCACAATGTTCTGGCGTTGGGTTCGAATGTAAAACGAGCGATAAATTGAGTCGACGAGCATTTCCTAGAGGATA TACTGAGTCTTTGGAGGAGAGAGTTCGTACACTGGAGGGGGAGATTAGGGAAATGAAGGAATTGCTGGATGGCAAGGACGAGAAGATAGAGATGCTTTCGAAAATGCACGATAATCGACGCCCTTCACTTTCTTCAACGGCAACTTCACCTCCTGTCGAAAGTCGAAAAGAGTCATCGCCTCCGAGGGAGGATATGTTCAAGGTCCAAGCTTCACCCCATTTATTGGAAGGCGATCATTCTAATCCATATTTCATGGGAGCATCAAGTGGGAGAAGTTTTGTCG ATATCTGCAAGCGTAAAATCCAAGACAGCATCAAATCTTCCGTAGGGTTTGACGTGGAAGCATTTTTGAACCCTCAAAATGAATCCACCTCGTTATCATCAATTACACCGGCCCCGAGCGTCGCACCCCCACGCTTATTCTCAGACCAATGTGTGAATGTCTTTTTTCAAGAATGGGCACCACTATTCCCCGTCATACACAAGCATACTTTCTTGCCTCTGTATGACGAATATTCATCGAATCCGAATCAAGTGAAAGACCAACATAAATTGGCTCAGTTGCACCTTGTCTTTGGTATCGCGGGACTCTCCACCGACTGTCCCGACAAAGAACAAATATCATTATGTGAGAACCAATGGCGGACAGCTCTCAACAATGTTTTGATGGAGAACAACATATCGACACTTCAATGTTTGATTCTGGCGCTTATTTATTGCATTCAAAAGGGAGACTACAATAGCCTACAGCATTACAAAGGAATCGCTGTTGGTCTTTCTCACCGACTTGGTTTACATCAAAGTCAGAAGCGATTCTCCTTTGATTTATTGGCTGCTGAGACGAGAAAGAGGGTTTTTTGGACTTTGTATACTGTTGATTG CTTTTCTGCTTCCCTCATTGGCCTCCCTAAATTGTTAAGGGAAGACGATATCTACGCGGAGTATCCCTCAGATATAGATGATGAACATATGAATGAGAAAGGATTTCAATCCATGCCTCCAGGGGAACCTACCAGGATTTCTAGTGCTCTTGCTCTGTTCCGATGCTCACGCATCCTGTCTAAAGTCTTGGAGCAAATTTATCCCTCGGCTACAACTCACGATTTATCGTTGCAAACCCTTTTTGCTCTGGCGGccgaattgaatgaatggtcTGATAATCTACCAAGTCATTTGAAGCTTACATTCGTGCAAGATAAACCGTCAACAGATATTACAGGCAGTCGATCAGCTTTGTTG TCTCTTGCGTTTTATTACATTCGATCATTGATTCACCGCCCTGCTATTGGTTCCTCCCTTGGACCTAAAACTTCGCCATCCGTCATTTCCTTGGCTGATTCCAGCAAACATCTCATACAAATCACGCAGCTccttgaagaaagaaatatggCTTTCTCATTCTGCATAAATAAAAACGCAATGCTTACGTTATGTGGCCTAAGCCTTCTGTATCAAGGTCTCGATATTAAACAGGAAGGGAAGTTGATGCAAGAAAGTCAACGACTCATCAAAACCGTAATCAGATTTCTAGAAAAGGCCAACGCTCCTGGTGCAGCCGACTTCAAGAAACTTGCGTCATCTCTAATTACTCTGGATAGCCAAAGTCTTGACTACAGAACCAAGTCGGCACTGTTACGCACTTCTTCCTCCATGTCTGCCCCAAAAAGTTCAAAGTCAACACCATCGTCCGGCGTCGTTCCAAGAAAAAATAACCGACAGCAACACCCATACACCCATATCAGTGCTAGCATGAGCGAGAATGACATATTAGCACAACAAGAGAAGCTTCGACGATCTACATTACCAAATATATACCATCATGCTTCACAAATTCAGGCATCGGCTCGATCATCCTATGACGAAACAAATTCCGATTCTCCGATAACCAAACGGCAAAATCGTAGCTCCCTTTCCCAACTATCAAAGCCTCGATATAACACAAATGCAAAAGCACCAAATTTGGATTATTTATCCTTGAGTAATACGCCAATTACTTCACAACAACCTTCACCAACGATTTCACGTACAGCTCCTCCAGGCCCAAGTTCTCATAACTCTCACCTAATGTACAGCAAGATTGATAATCAACAAAGCGAGTGGGCTATCCTCGCTTCCTTGGAAAGTGGTGAAAGCAACATTCACAGTGCTATCTATGGTGGGCCACCGCCCAGTCTTTCGGAAACAACTCAAAGTGCTCCTTCAAACTCGAGTTATGAGGATTGGACTTCTAGTACCTTCTGGCACGATATGACTGCGAATACTCACGATCCCTTGACAAATCCCGCGCCTGCACAGAGTGTATTGAGTTTTAGTGGGGAGAGTCATAGCTCTGGTGACGAACTGTCCACTAGTGATCTTGGAATGCGCGGAAATATTCAGTACTTACACGAGTCTTTGCCACATTGTGATGATTATATACTTCAGCTCATGCAGTACTAA